One Dethiosulfovibrio faecalis genomic window carries:
- a CDS encoding uracil-xanthine permease family protein: MSKLIYGVDDKPRFPIMVLAGAQHVLTLFGATTLVPLIFGPAMNMTPTQIGFFISCVYMSMGLATLIQTSTMGSRLPIVQGSSFSFIPPIMTIIGVYGAQGANVCLQYIGGALILGGFIMALIGYTGLVGKVRRFITPVTVGPTIMAIGFSLAPVAIGGNAANYWPVSLTVVILIFLFSLGMKNRYINIFSILSSVVIVYLLCLVLSSSGVFTPDHPAYIDLSSVIAAKWFQFTGIAPWGAPKFSLVAFGAIVAGFFAVFIESIGDYYNVSHACGLKDPSEETINKGIGAEGLGCAIGGLCGGVACTSYTENIGLIGLTGVGSRWVVRTGAVLLIVMSCIGKLGALVATIPTPIIGGCYIALFGIIGALGIQALSRADMNSQRNVMIVGFSFLMALGLPGWVEGQQEMFFSLGIFGQVLWAIGKTAMAVAGICAGVLDNVIPGTDEERGIRKKESH; this comes from the coding sequence ATGTCGAAGCTTATTTACGGAGTGGACGACAAACCGCGTTTTCCCATAATGGTTCTGGCCGGGGCCCAGCATGTTCTGACCCTTTTCGGAGCGACGACCCTGGTTCCTCTCATCTTCGGTCCCGCCATGAACATGACTCCGACCCAGATAGGTTTTTTCATAAGCTGCGTGTATATGTCTATGGGGTTGGCTACCCTGATTCAGACCAGTACCATGGGGTCCCGCCTGCCCATAGTACAGGGGTCCAGTTTTAGCTTCATCCCCCCTATAATGACCATTATAGGGGTTTATGGAGCTCAGGGGGCGAACGTGTGTCTTCAGTACATTGGAGGGGCTTTGATCCTCGGCGGTTTCATCATGGCGTTGATCGGATATACGGGGCTGGTGGGAAAGGTTAGAAGGTTCATCACCCCTGTCACGGTGGGACCTACCATAATGGCCATAGGTTTTTCCCTTGCTCCTGTAGCTATAGGGGGTAACGCGGCGAACTATTGGCCGGTCTCTCTTACCGTCGTCATCCTGATCTTCCTTTTCAGTCTCGGCATGAAAAATCGCTACATCAATATATTTTCGATTCTATCCAGCGTCGTCATAGTCTACCTTCTCTGTCTGGTCCTGAGTTCTTCTGGAGTTTTCACTCCTGATCATCCTGCCTATATAGATCTTTCGAGTGTCATCGCTGCCAAGTGGTTCCAGTTTACCGGCATTGCGCCTTGGGGCGCTCCTAAGTTCAGTCTGGTGGCCTTCGGAGCTATCGTTGCCGGGTTCTTCGCCGTCTTTATAGAGAGCATAGGCGACTATTACAACGTAAGCCACGCATGTGGTCTGAAGGATCCCAGCGAGGAGACCATAAACAAAGGAATCGGAGCCGAAGGGCTGGGGTGTGCTATCGGAGGCCTTTGCGGCGGCGTAGCCTGTACCTCTTATACAGAGAACATCGGTCTTATAGGACTGACCGGAGTCGGATCCAGGTGGGTCGTTAGAACCGGAGCTGTGCTTCTGATCGTCATGAGCTGTATCGGGAAGCTTGGCGCTCTGGTAGCGACCATACCGACACCTATAATAGGAGGGTGTTATATCGCTCTGTTCGGCATCATAGGAGCATTGGGAATACAGGCATTGTCCAGGGCTGACATGAACTCCCAGAGGAACGTTATGATAGTGGGGTTCTCTTTCCTTATGGCGCTTGGTTTGCCCGGATGGGTAGAGGGACAGCAGGAGATGTTCTTCTCCCTGGGGATCTTCGGACAGGTGCTGTGGGCCATAGGTAAGACGGCTATGGCGGTTGCGGGAATATGTGCAGGCGTTTTGGATAACGTCATTCCCGGAACCGACGAGGAGAGAGGAATAAGAAAAAAAGAGTCCCATTGA
- a CDS encoding ferritin, whose product MAFTEKMQKAMNDQINAEMFSAYLYQSMAAWLESTDMPGMAHWMEVQAKEEMEHAFKFYRYIMERGGKVTLQAIEAPQSEWDSPVSVFSDALDHERYISKRIDDLMDMAISEKDHASRIMLNWFVEEQVEEEDNASTNLAKIRHLEGSKRGMYMLDKEFGSRG is encoded by the coding sequence ATGGCATTCACAGAGAAGATGCAAAAAGCTATGAACGATCAGATAAACGCGGAGATGTTTTCCGCATATCTCTATCAGTCTATGGCCGCTTGGCTGGAGTCGACGGATATGCCCGGTATGGCTCATTGGATGGAGGTTCAGGCTAAGGAAGAGATGGAACACGCCTTCAAGTTCTATCGCTATATCATGGAGAGGGGCGGAAAAGTCACGTTACAGGCCATAGAGGCCCCTCAGTCCGAGTGGGATTCTCCCGTCAGCGTTTTCAGCGATGCGCTGGATCATGAAAGGTACATATCCAAACGCATAGACGATCTCATGGATATGGCCATATCGGAGAAGGATCACGCCAGCAGGATAATGCTCAACTGGTTTGTCGAGGAGCAGGTGGAGGAAGAGGATAACGCCTCTACTAATTTGGCCAAGATCCGTCATCTCGAGGGATCCAAGAGGGGCATGTATATGTTGGACAAGGAATTCGGGTCTAGAGGCTAG
- a CDS encoding TIGR02757 family protein: MRSTKSLADLDIERLALFLEDVYGKYNRKDLIHPDPLEFLYDYSRLEDREIVGLIASSLAYGRVAQILKSVSSVLAVMGSSPFDFVVAGDRSVWMRCFSGFRHRFSGSDDMVDLLCGVKRAIDLYGSLDRTMERALKETDSVFQGYGRFAEWLVGKEKKNSLLPFPGRGSACKRLMLYFRWMVRRDEVDPGGWSSLSPSDLVVPLDTHMHKISRVLGFTSRKNGDFRTAVEVTEAFGLIDPGDPVKYDFALTRFGIRDDMELKVLFEEAKPKVGGIVG, encoded by the coding sequence ATGCGTTCAACGAAGTCCCTCGCTGATCTAGATATCGAGAGACTGGCTCTCTTTTTGGAGGATGTGTATGGTAAGTACAACCGAAAGGACCTGATCCATCCCGATCCTCTGGAGTTTCTCTACGATTATTCCAGGTTAGAGGATCGCGAGATAGTCGGCTTGATAGCCTCCTCTCTGGCTTACGGTCGGGTCGCCCAGATACTTAAGAGCGTTTCTAGCGTTCTCGCTGTCATGGGTAGCTCTCCTTTTGATTTCGTGGTTGCCGGTGATCGATCAGTATGGATGAGGTGCTTTTCCGGTTTTCGCCATCGCTTTTCTGGAAGCGACGATATGGTAGACCTTCTCTGTGGAGTGAAGAGAGCGATCGATCTTTACGGTTCTCTGGATCGAACGATGGAGCGGGCGTTGAAAGAGACGGATTCTGTTTTTCAGGGGTACGGTAGATTTGCGGAATGGCTCGTGGGGAAGGAGAAAAAGAACTCTCTTCTTCCCTTTCCGGGGAGAGGGAGCGCCTGTAAGAGGCTGATGCTGTATTTTCGTTGGATGGTCCGTAGAGATGAGGTCGACCCAGGAGGTTGGTCCTCTCTTTCTCCATCGGACCTGGTAGTTCCTCTCGATACCCATATGCATAAAATATCTCGCGTTTTAGGTTTTACATCTAGAAAGAACGGTGATTTCAGGACCGCCGTCGAGGTCACCGAGGCCTTCGGACTCATTGACCCGGGAGATCCTGTGAAGTACGATTTTGCCTTGACCAGGTTTGGTATAAGAGACGACATGGAGTTGAAGGTCCTTTTCGAGGAGGCAAAGCCAAAGGTAGGTGGTATCGTTGGATAA
- a CDS encoding response regulator has protein sequence MTSDKKSIFKKVLIVDDAAFIRAMLKKLIEDNGFLVAGEAENGEEAMKLYKSVQPELVIMDITMPLMDGLEATKRIRQIDPDAKIVIISARGEKPMVVKAIEAGAQDFIVKPFEVPRVLKTLNKFR, from the coding sequence ATGACGTCGGACAAAAAAAGCATCTTCAAAAAGGTCCTGATAGTTGACGATGCCGCCTTCATAAGAGCTATGCTGAAAAAACTGATAGAAGACAACGGTTTTCTCGTAGCAGGAGAGGCGGAAAACGGCGAAGAGGCAATGAAACTTTACAAAAGCGTACAGCCGGAACTCGTCATAATGGACATAACCATGCCTCTCATGGACGGCTTGGAAGCCACTAAAAGGATACGCCAAATCGACCCGGACGCAAAGATAGTGATCATCAGCGCCAGAGGTGAAAAGCCCATGGTGGTGAAGGCCATAGAGGCCGGCGCTCAGGACTTTATCGTAAAGCCCTTCGAGGTCCCAAGGGTGCTGAAGACCCTTAACAAGTTTCGCTAA
- a CDS encoding flavin reductase family protein: MNVVDPRALYSLSYGVYVVSSVNEDGRFNGQIANSAIQVSAEPPTIAVSIHRENLTGEYIERSGVFSLSVLDQTVPMIFIGPFGFKCGRSVDKFVDCRYKVGSTGAPLVLDYAVATMEARVISVTEVYTHRIFVGEIVGATVVGDGEPLTYAQYHTVKRGKSPAHAPTHAFNEVPR; encoded by the coding sequence ATGAACGTAGTAGATCCTAGAGCTCTGTACTCTCTTTCCTACGGTGTATACGTAGTTAGCAGCGTCAATGAAGACGGTCGTTTCAACGGTCAGATTGCTAACTCGGCCATACAGGTTTCGGCGGAACCTCCGACCATCGCTGTGTCCATACATAGAGAAAATCTGACCGGCGAATACATCGAACGCAGCGGCGTTTTTTCTCTTTCCGTGCTTGATCAGACCGTCCCCATGATTTTCATCGGTCCCTTCGGTTTCAAGTGTGGCAGATCTGTGGATAAATTCGTAGATTGTCGTTATAAGGTCGGTTCTACCGGCGCTCCTCTGGTGCTGGATTACGCGGTGGCCACCATGGAGGCGAGGGTTATCTCCGTTACGGAGGTCTATACCCACAGGATTTTCGTTGGAGAGATCGTTGGGGCCACAGTGGTAGGCGACGGGGAACCCCTTACCTACGCTCAGTATCATACGGTCAAGAGAGGAAAGTCGCCGGCTCATGCTCCGACCCATGCGTTCAACGAAGTCCCTCGCTGA
- a CDS encoding SIR2 family NAD-dependent protein deacylase, translated as MKNNHETILKCASMVEKAESVAVLSGAGVSTSSGIPDFRGPNGIYRRKYDVDPEMIFDIDFFSRDPSFFYKFHREFLEALEEVSPSYTHKFLAALEREGRLKGIVTQNIDALHHKAGSQKVLEIHGGVWKSTCLSCGKSYDYETSRRKTMDEDIPRCEICGGVIKPDIVFFGENVKHLEASRSIISQADLLFVLGSSLTVVPAALLPSCCTGRIVVVNKGEVSGAYLPPDRIDLRVEGDLDEFFRGLNEKLNLTIQ; from the coding sequence ATGAAAAATAACCACGAAACGATCTTAAAATGCGCCTCTATGGTCGAAAAAGCCGAATCCGTCGCCGTGTTGAGCGGTGCGGGAGTCTCGACCAGTTCGGGGATCCCCGATTTCAGAGGTCCTAACGGTATATATAGAAGAAAATACGATGTCGATCCGGAAATGATCTTCGACATAGACTTCTTCTCCAGGGATCCCAGCTTCTTCTACAAATTTCATAGAGAATTTCTAGAGGCCCTGGAAGAGGTCTCCCCCAGCTACACCCACAAGTTTCTCGCCGCTCTCGAAAGAGAGGGGAGGTTAAAGGGTATCGTGACCCAGAATATCGACGCACTCCACCACAAGGCCGGATCGCAAAAAGTCTTGGAGATACACGGCGGAGTCTGGAAAAGCACCTGTCTCTCCTGCGGAAAAAGCTACGACTACGAGACATCCAGGAGAAAGACCATGGACGAAGATATTCCGCGATGCGAAATCTGCGGCGGAGTAATAAAACCGGACATAGTCTTCTTCGGAGAAAACGTAAAGCATCTGGAGGCAAGTCGCTCCATAATCTCTCAGGCAGACCTGCTCTTCGTGTTGGGATCGTCCCTGACAGTGGTTCCCGCCGCCCTGCTTCCCTCCTGTTGTACAGGCAGAATAGTAGTGGTAAACAAAGGAGAGGTCTCGGGAGCGTATCTCCCTCCCGACAGGATCGATCTCAGAGTAGAGGGAGATCTGGACGAATTCTTCAGAGGTTTAAACGAAAAGCTGAACCTGACGATACAATAA
- a CDS encoding PolC-type DNA polymerase III produces the protein MDKSLWDSGFVAIDVETTGLSSRWDRIVEIGALRFTPGSEIESFQTFVYSGRPIPSEAVAIHGITDEMVEGAPGLSEASAALASFLKDEEPMVFHNPSFDLGFLDVKMREIKGSWDIIPVFDTCELARKAFPGIGGYSLVALARHFGFSGGGHHRALEDCRYSASLFYRILETIDGFRCMSLKDLISDYSFRS, from the coding sequence TTGGATAAAAGTCTTTGGGATTCCGGTTTCGTCGCGATAGACGTGGAGACCACGGGGCTTTCCAGTAGATGGGACAGGATAGTGGAGATAGGGGCGCTCAGGTTTACCCCTGGCTCGGAGATAGAGTCTTTCCAGACCTTTGTGTATTCCGGCAGGCCTATACCTTCCGAGGCGGTGGCGATACACGGGATAACCGACGAGATGGTCGAGGGAGCTCCGGGGCTTTCGGAGGCTTCCGCAGCCTTGGCGAGCTTTCTGAAGGACGAAGAGCCGATGGTGTTTCATAATCCGTCTTTCGACCTGGGGTTTTTGGACGTCAAGATGAGAGAGATAAAGGGATCGTGGGATATCATACCGGTTTTTGACACCTGCGAGTTGGCACGGAAGGCCTTCCCCGGCATAGGAGGATACAGTCTAGTTGCCCTGGCCCGCCACTTTGGGTTTTCCGGAGGAGGGCATCATAGGGCTTTAGAGGATTGTAGGTATAGTGCGTCACTTTTTTATCGTATATTGGAAACTATAGACGGTTTTCGTTGTATGAGCCTGAAGGATCTGATATCGGACTATAGCTTTAGGAGTTAG